Within the Eucalyptus grandis isolate ANBG69807.140 chromosome 1, ASM1654582v1, whole genome shotgun sequence genome, the region CGAGGCCAATGGAAAGATGCTATGGtcttgttggagaagatgatgaacgcAGGTATCGAACCGGACGTCGTTACTTATACCTCCGTCATTCAAGGAGTTTGCAATTCCGGCCATTTGGAAGAGGCCCGAAGACTGCTGAGTCATATGGTGCAAAGCAGAGTCATGCCTGACGTTCTAACCTTCGGTATCCTGGTGGATGCACATTGTAAAGAGGGATTGCTTGTAGAGGCAGAGGCCGTAGTCGACCAGATGATTCAATTAGGTAAAGTGCCTGATATTTTCATTTACAGTACATTGATGAATGGTTATTGTTTGCAAAATAGGATGAAAGATGCAATGGAAGTGCTTAATTTGATGGTTGAAAGAGGCTGCTCACCGACTGTTGTTACTTATAACACGTTGATTAACGGATACTGCAAAGCGAAAAGAATGGACAAGTCAAAGATTCTTTTCCAAGAAATGCTTCAAAGGGGCCTGATTCCTGATGTCATCACATACAACACTCTCGTGGACGGATTTTGCAAGGTTGGGAACCTTGAAGCCGCAGCGGAGCTAATTAACGAAATGCATTCTCGCGATCTCTCCCCAAATCATTATACCTTGGGTGCTTTCCTCGATGGCTTGTGTAAAACGCAGCAGATTGACAAGGCCATGATATTGCTTCAAAAGATGGAAGATTCCAAAATCATCCCTAACATCGTGACTTACAGTATCCTAATAAATGGCATGTGTAATGCCGGAAAGCTCGACGATGCAATAGGGCTGTTTGATTGTTTGCATGCTCGAGGGTTGCAACCTAACGTGTGGACGTATAGTATTGTCATGCGTGGATTGTGCAAAGGAGGACGCACGGAGGAAGCATATCAGCTGCTAAAGGAGATGCAAGGAAATGGATGCCTTCCAGATGGTGTTGCTTATAACACAATCATCCAAGGACTACTAAGAGATAACGAAAATACGAGAGCAGCGCAACTTGTTGGTGAAATGGTTGAAAGGGGTTTTTCTGCAGACTTAGCAACAATGGAGTTGTGGGTTAAATTTCTCTTGACAAATGGAGCTCCTTCATTTTCTAGTTGAACTCTCCATTGTGTGTGAGATCTGTCCACTTTTTCATCTGAAATTTGGTGGAGAGTAAGCCAGATTAACAGCTGGTTTTTCTTCCAGACATCACCTCCTTGAGTCCCATGTCCCGTTAATGAAGTTGTTTTAAGTCTGGGAGATTTTTCCTCTTGCTTGATTATCAGGCTTTTGGAGGGGGGAAAGGTTGATTTTGCTTTTCGTATGCCTAGGTTTTGCAAGAAATCTGTATTTAACTGGTAGATGTACTTGTGGGTTAGTGCTTCTGGTGCCTACTATTTATCAAACAGGTCAAATTCATATGAATGATCAATTGGTGTGAGGATGTTCTCAAATTAAATCAATGTTAATAGCAATAACTTTACTGTGTACTATATGCAATTCAGACATTATAGACAAGTATCATGGACCTCTTCCTCAATGGGACTAAAGaaaacatcttttttttctttttttttcagggtGTAATGTATGtgctttgagagagagatactggttttcttttattttcttttcctaacaCCTCTGATCCCTTCAATGTCTTATTTGCCATAGTTCTTCAAAGAAGATGCATGGGTGGAAGTGGATGGTATATGATCATGGTGATGGGCACTTTGAATCAATAGCAGTGAATACTTGTGGCGGGCTGGGTACTCAGATTGTCATGCAGGTTGATTACATATTTGGGTTATTTGCTCTGCTTCTCACAGCTAAGTTTGATGGACGGCTTGCTGACTAAGGAACATAGCTGCAACTGTATGGAAACAACTTTCagtatcttttcttttgcactGCAAGGGATTTTCCAAAAAGCATCTGTTGATGCATGAACATGAATGCCTCTGACAGACATTGCTTGCCAAACCACATTGACATCTGGAGTGGCACCAATCAACTTCATTACAAACAGGCTCATAGGATTTAACTTTCTTTCGCTCTCTATAGAGGTAAATTCATTGCCAGTTTTCTGTTTTATCATCAGATAAACAAatgttttggtttgtttttgcaTGTTCCACTCACAACTGCAGGATTTGCCTGGAGAGTCTTGTTACCCCCTCTACTCTTTGTGTCttgacacaaatataataatagTAGCGTGCAAGCAAATAATTGTTTAGTGTGGTGTCAGGATGCTCTTGAGTTAAGTTGATGTTAATGGCGATACATTTACTTTGTACCAAAGATCTGCAATGCAGACGTTCTGCACCAATATCAGggacctatatatatatatatatatatttttttttttttgggggggttgggttcaaaaaaattataccatAAATCCAGATTAGCTTGTTACTTATGTGCTGGAGAGAGATATACTAGTTTTCTTTTATACTCTTTTTGCTGACAATCTGATCCCTTCAATGTCCTGTAGTTACTTCAAGAAGATGCATAAGTGGAAGTGGATGGTACCTGATCATGGTGATGTGCACTTTGCATTAATAGGGGAGAATATTTGTGGCAAGCTGGTTACTCAGATTATCATCTCAGGTAGATTACACATTTGGGTTATCTGCTCTGCTTCTTGTTGACTAAGGGACGTGGCAGCAAGTGTATGAAAACTACTTGCAGTATCTTTTCCTTTGCACTGTGAGGGATTTTCAGAAAAGCCTCTGCTGATGGGTGAATACCATTGACAGATGCCAAACCACATAGACGTCTTGAGCGACACCAACCAAATTCATCACAGTCAGGCCCGTATGATTTACCTTTCCATTGTCATAACCACTCTATCAATTGGTTTACTTTCCCAATAAATAGGGTTGCCTCTCAACGGAGGCtcattttttgccttttttatcTGTTTCAAttactgatttttctgtttgtttttgcATGTTTCGCTTAAGGCAGCAGGATTGCTTGCACAGTCTTCCTCTTGTCACGCCCACTCCTCTTTGTTTCCTCACATAATCATAGTAGCATGGAAGCATTCCAGAGAACGCTCTTCTAGCAAAGTTCACGTGTGGATATCATGGCCGATATGATCGATTGAACTCAGAAGAAAGAACCTGTCGAGCAAAAGGATCAATTCGAAGTTCTGCATATATAACAATTGGATCAACTCAGCTCTCTGTTGTCCATTTTCTTGTTTACAAAAGCTGGTCCATGGGCTTACCCACTGAAGCAAGGCCACTGTTTTTgcgatgatggttttaatttcacttttcgaGATTCTTCGCTGACTAGAACCATGTGCAAGTGCATCATCAGGCTTCAGTTTCAAAAGAAGCTTTATGATATCTTTTGCTGGAAAGTCGCGAGCATGGTGTATCCTTTACTGTAAATTATGTCGACTCACCTCAGATTGATCCTTTAGTGTTAGATATCGATATCAACTAGAGGCCTTGAAACCTTCAATCTTTGCAAGAATTGAGAGTACAGTCATTAAGGGAACATCATTTTCGAAATAGATTCACGCTCTGGGCCATCAACGAAGGAATACACCAAGCATCAAGACATTATTGTAAGAGCACAGTCAAACAGCTCGCGTTACATAGTCACAAACTCAATGGATAGCTTAATGCAAGCAAGCAATGTATAGGGTTGTTTTCTTCCTAAATGGAAGTTCCTTGTTTGAGAGGATAGTACTTATCATAAAGCAACATGCCTCCACGAGCAGTGTTTTACTATGGAATTGCACTAATCGAATTTCGCAATTTTGAGGCTCAGTTGGCATTCGATACTAAGCCATTGGTGCATTACAATCGTGCCACCTTATTCTGTGAGATGCCTTGAGTTGGGTTTTGTGGTTGGTTTCTTTCTATCTTTAGATTGGTTGCTATGAGGACTATTAATGCATAGAATTTGATTCACACCTCTGGGTTGATAGTGGTGGCAGCACACCGTCGGAGGTCCAGGCAGTAGTGGACAGCAATGGATGAGCACTGGAGGAGCTCTAGCCAAGCGAATGCAAGCTAAAAGATGATGACCAGTAAGTTTGAAAGTGACGTCATCTCAATGAAAATAGACCACGTCATGTCGTCGCCATTACATAGGATGGCTGGCGATTACCGGATTGCCACATTAGATAAATCAAACGAGACTTGGATgagaggacttgattgcattttcccacaaaagtttaggattacattatttcaattgaaaggtttaagacaCGATTGATTTATGTGCTAGAGGTTTATGATTAATTGTAGAATTTTCCCGCACAAATGATTGTGTAGTGCGTTGGATGTTGAAATGTCACATGTTCTCTCAACTTCAGTGTTTCCATGGCAGTCAGTTGAATCCTTATGTATGAAGGCTAAGTCATGAAGGTTAAATTAAGATGAGAATGATATGCATTTTGGGTCATCTTGCTCAAGAGTTCCTCGAGCAAGGAGAATGTGatccttttctccttctttaaaAGGTGACGCTTATTTTTCTAGCAATTTTTGCCCTAAGAAACTTTTATTCCTTCAGAGCAAATAAATTATCATACtggaaatttgaaaatcttgtgaGGAAAATCATCAAATGAAAGACTCCAAATTCACACCGGATATTGTGTCATACACTATTCTAATATAAGGCATGTGTAACTCCGGGAAGCTTGACGATGCTATGGGGCTGTTTAATTGTTTGCATGCTTGAGGCTGGAACCTGACGTGTGGATGTATAGCTTTGTCATGTGTAGATTGTGTGAAGGAGGATGTGCGGAGGAGGCGTATCGGCTGCTGAAGGAGATGGAAAGTATTGGATGCTTTCCAGATGGTGTCTCTCTTAACATCATAATCCAAGGACTACTAAGAAATAAGGAAGACATGAAAGCAGCATAAGCTGTCGGTGAAATGGTTGAAAGGGGTTTTTCTGCAAGTATGGCAACGATGGAGTTGTTGGTTAAATATCTGGGGACAAACGgaacttcttcctttttctggtTGAGCTATCCATTTTTTCTGAGGTCTGTCCACTCTTTCCATCTGAAAAGTGATGGAGAGTAAACTAGACTGAGGGCAAGTTTTATTCCACAAATCATCTCATTGAGTCCCATGTCCCATTAACGGAGTTGTTTTAAGTCTGGGTGATCTTCTCTTGCTTTATTATGAGGATTTTTGGAGTGTTTTGTTTCTCGTGTATCTAAGTTATGCAAGAAATCTCTGTTCATACGTGGTACATGTACCCGTCGGTTTATGCTTCATATAAACAATCAAGCGGCGTGAGGATgcttttaaattaaaaagatgttAATACTTTAGTTTGCTAAGcacaaaaatccttttttttttttaaaatttatgttgaGGTCATAAATCCTGATTAATCTATTGTGTATGTGCTTTGAGGGAGAGATACTGGTTTTCCGTTTTGCTCTCTTCCTAACACAGCCTGATCCCTGATCCCTCCAATGTCCTACCTGCCCATATTTACTTCAGAGAGGATGCATATGTGAACGTGAATATATGTTTGAAGTGATTGAAGGCACAAAAGTTATTTCCCATTCAACTTTAGTATTTTTAGACTGTCCTTCATGGTAGTAAATTTCACTAGCAGAGGATAGCATTTAATATTTTGAAGGATTAATATCACGATAAATTCCAAAgtgagtgtaagttttttgcTGCCAAGAACTCCTTGTTGTGTAGTttttggttaaaagtcaatatattacttaccttgccaaaaaaaaaaatctcaaattagtaaatATATGGCACATTTATCGCAAATTAATTTCGtctcacaaaaaataaaaccccaaattggtactcCAAACCAAAATCTACCTGTAATGCATACTTGTCAACACATGATTAATGAGAAGTGAAAAATGACTGATATGTCGAAAATTCATGTATGTTGACATGTATGCATTTTAACGGAGGATAGATTTGCGTGAGAGGTATCGATTAGGGATATTCTATGAGATGAAATTAGTTTggataaatatatcatgagGTATTaatttggtttgttttttttttttttcaaaagacttttgggaaaaatgtttgAGATAGTACTAATTGGAGTTTCTTAATGAAAGTAAACtcattttggttttcatttgGGTAAGCCCGTTGCCATTAATTAACTCACGCTTGATGCCCCTCTCGACCTCTACTTCTTGTTTGCCTCTCTCGCCGATCGTAGTCACCAATGACTAGCCCGAGTGTCGTCATTTGCCACCGGAGTATCTGTTTCCACCCACCATTGCTTTTCTCTCACTCTGTGACCCACTCAAATCCATCCCTATTTTTTGCCACTTTGCCTCTCTAACAACAATTTCCATACTATATGATATGTTGGGGATGTGATTCATACTCCCAATTAATAAGAAGGCATAGAGGAGTTTTGGGGCTTTTATAGTTTGagctcatattttattaataatttgggTTCAAGCCCATGTATA harbors:
- the LOC120294923 gene encoding uncharacterized protein LOC120294923 isoform X2, yielding MDGLLTKEHSCNYIACQTTLTSGVAPINFITNRLIGFNFLSLSIEMHKWKWMVPDHGDVHFALIGENICGKLVTQIIISAGLLAQSSSCHAHSSLFPHIIIVAWKHSRERSSSKVHVWISWPI
- the LOC120294923 gene encoding uncharacterized protein LOC120294923 isoform X1 — encoded protein: MDGLLTKEHSCNYIACQTTLTSGVAPINFITNRLIGFNFLSLSIEMHKWKWMVPDHGDVHFALIGENICGKLVTQIIISDAKPHRRLERHQPNSSQSGPRIACTVFLLSRPLLFVSSHNHSSMEAFQRTLF
- the LOC120294923 gene encoding uncharacterized protein LOC120294923 isoform X3; the protein is MDGLLTKEHSCNYIACQTTLTSGVAPINFITNRLIGFNFLSLSIEMHKWKWMVPDHGDVHFALIGENICGKLVTQIIISDAKPHRRLERHQPNSSQSGPQQDCLHSLPLVTPTPLCFLT
- the LOC120294923 gene encoding uncharacterized protein LOC120294923 isoform X4; translated protein: MDGLLTKEHSCNYIACQTTLTSGVAPINFITNRLIGFNFLSLSIEMHKWKWMVPDHGDVHFALIGENICGKLVTQIIISGSRIACTVFLLSRPLLFVSSHNHSSMEAFQRTLF